From the Choloepus didactylus isolate mChoDid1 chromosome 20, mChoDid1.pri, whole genome shotgun sequence genome, one window contains:
- the ZNF395 gene encoding zinc finger protein 395 isoform X1 — MASVLSRRLGKRSLLGARVLGPSASDGPSGPPQPLESQGELLEGAVPQPFLTYKDSSCLEQPKDVLKALGTSGLQQVAFQPGQKVYVWYGGQECPGLVEQHSRAEDKMTVWLLDQKLQICCRAEEVWLADLQGPVSQALSTEQDGQAAYRPVSRNIDVPKRKSDAVEMDEMMAAMVLTSLSCSPIVQSPPAAETTFSASRTACDLWKESGDVSDSGSSTTSGHWSGSSGISTPSPPHPQASPKYLGDAFGSPQTDHGFETDPDPFLLDEPAPRKRKNSVKVMYKCLWPSCGKVLRSIVGIKRHVKALHLGDTVDSDQFKREEDFYYTEVQMKEESAAAGTPAPGIPTAEPAPTPGVASPPLAILPSPPPKAQASGSEHPGLESYLPSGALSKSAPGSFWHIQADHAYQQALPSFQIPVSPHIYTSISWAATSSTASSLSPVRSRSLSFSEPQQPPPAMKSHLIVTSPPRAQSSARKARGEAKKCRKVYGIEHRDQWCTACRWKKACQRFLD, encoded by the exons ATGGCCAGCGTGCTGTCCCGGCGCCTTGGTAAGCGGTCCCTCTTGGGAGCCCGGGTGTTGGGACCCAGTGCTTCAGATGGACCGTCAGGGCCTCCCCAGCCCTTGGAATCTCAAGGGGAGCTGCTGGAGGGGGCTGTTCCACAGCCCTTCCTCACTTATAAGGACAGTTCCTGCCTGGAACAGCCCAAGGACGTCCTCAAGGCTCTCGGCACCTCAGGCCTCCAGCAGGTGGCTTTTCAGCCCGGGCAGAAG GTTTATGTGTGGTATGGAGGCCAAGAGTGCCCAGGTCTGGTGGAGCAGCACAGCCGGGCAGAGGATAAGATGACTGTCTGGCTGCTGGACCAGAAATTACAAATCTGCTGCAGGGCAGAGGAGGTGTGGCTCGCCGACCTGCAGGGCCCTGTTTCCCAGGCACTGTCCACGGAGCAGGATGGCCAGGCAGCCTACAGGCCCGTCTCCAGGAACATTGACGTCCCAAAGAG GAAGTCGGATGCAGTGGAAATGGATGAGATGATGGCGGCCATGGTCCTGACGTCCCTGTCCTGCAGCCCCATCGTGCAGAGTCCTCCTGCTGCCGAGACCACCTTCTCTG CTTCCCGCACAGCCTGCGACCTGTGGAAGGAGAGCGGTGACGTGTCTGACAGTGGCAGCAGCACCACCAGCGGGCACTGGAGTGGGAGCAGTGGCATTTCTACCCCctcgcctccccacccccaggccagcCCCAAGTATCTGGGGGATGCCTTTGGTTCCCCCCAAACGGATCATGGATTTGAAACAGATCCGGACCCTTTCCTACTAGATGAACCAGCTCCACGCAAGAGAAAG AACTCTGTGAAGGTGATGTACAAGTGCCTGTGGCCAAGCTGTGGCAAAGTTCTGCGCTCAATTGTGGGCATCAAACGACACGTCAAAGCCCTCCACCTGGG GGACACTGTAGACTCTGATCAGTTCAAGCGGGAGGAGGACTTCTACTACACAGAGGTGCAGATGAAGGAAGAATCTGCAGCTGCTGGCACCCCTGCCCCTGGGATCCCCACTGCTGAACCAGCTCCCACCCCCGGCGTCGCCAGCCCACCCCTTGCCATTCTGCCATCACCTCCTCCCAAAGCCCAGGCCTCAGGCTCAGAACACCCTGGCTTGGAGTCTTACCTGCCCTCTGGTGCTCTCAGCAAGTCAGCTCCTGGTTCCTTCTGGCACATCCAGGCTGACCATGCATACCAG CAGGCTCTGCCGTCCTTTCAGATCCCCGTCTCTCCGCACATCTACACCAGTATTAGCTGGGCTGCCACCTCCTCCACGGCATCCTCCCTCTCTCCG GTGCGGAGCCGGTCGCTAAGCTTCAGTGAGCCCCAGCAGCCGCCACCTGCAATGAAATCTCACCTGATTGTCACGTCTCCACCCCGGGCCCAGAGCAGTGCCAG
- the ZNF395 gene encoding zinc finger protein 395 isoform X2: MASVLSRRLGKRSLLGARVLGPSASDGPSGPPQPLESQGELLEGAVPQPFLTYKDSSCLEQPKDVLKALGTSGLQQVAFQPGQKVYVWYGGQECPGLVEQHSRAEDKMTVWLLDQKLQICCRAEEVWLADLQGPVSQALSTEQDGQAAYRPVSRNIDVPKRKSDAVEMDEMMAAMVLTSLSCSPIVQSPPAAETTFSASRTACDLWKESGDVSDSGSSTTSGHWSGSSGISTPSPPHPQASPKYLGDAFGSPQTDHGFETDPDPFLLDEPAPRKRKNSVKVMYKCLWPSCGKVLRSIVGIKRHVKALHLGDTVDSDQFKREEDFYYTEVQMKEESAAAGTPAPGIPTAEPAPTPGVASPPLAILPSPPPKAQASGSEHPGLESYLPSGALSKSAPGSFWHIQADHAYQALPSFQIPVSPHIYTSISWAATSSTASSLSPVRSRSLSFSEPQQPPPAMKSHLIVTSPPRAQSSARKARGEAKKCRKVYGIEHRDQWCTACRWKKACQRFLD; this comes from the exons ATGGCCAGCGTGCTGTCCCGGCGCCTTGGTAAGCGGTCCCTCTTGGGAGCCCGGGTGTTGGGACCCAGTGCTTCAGATGGACCGTCAGGGCCTCCCCAGCCCTTGGAATCTCAAGGGGAGCTGCTGGAGGGGGCTGTTCCACAGCCCTTCCTCACTTATAAGGACAGTTCCTGCCTGGAACAGCCCAAGGACGTCCTCAAGGCTCTCGGCACCTCAGGCCTCCAGCAGGTGGCTTTTCAGCCCGGGCAGAAG GTTTATGTGTGGTATGGAGGCCAAGAGTGCCCAGGTCTGGTGGAGCAGCACAGCCGGGCAGAGGATAAGATGACTGTCTGGCTGCTGGACCAGAAATTACAAATCTGCTGCAGGGCAGAGGAGGTGTGGCTCGCCGACCTGCAGGGCCCTGTTTCCCAGGCACTGTCCACGGAGCAGGATGGCCAGGCAGCCTACAGGCCCGTCTCCAGGAACATTGACGTCCCAAAGAG GAAGTCGGATGCAGTGGAAATGGATGAGATGATGGCGGCCATGGTCCTGACGTCCCTGTCCTGCAGCCCCATCGTGCAGAGTCCTCCTGCTGCCGAGACCACCTTCTCTG CTTCCCGCACAGCCTGCGACCTGTGGAAGGAGAGCGGTGACGTGTCTGACAGTGGCAGCAGCACCACCAGCGGGCACTGGAGTGGGAGCAGTGGCATTTCTACCCCctcgcctccccacccccaggccagcCCCAAGTATCTGGGGGATGCCTTTGGTTCCCCCCAAACGGATCATGGATTTGAAACAGATCCGGACCCTTTCCTACTAGATGAACCAGCTCCACGCAAGAGAAAG AACTCTGTGAAGGTGATGTACAAGTGCCTGTGGCCAAGCTGTGGCAAAGTTCTGCGCTCAATTGTGGGCATCAAACGACACGTCAAAGCCCTCCACCTGGG GGACACTGTAGACTCTGATCAGTTCAAGCGGGAGGAGGACTTCTACTACACAGAGGTGCAGATGAAGGAAGAATCTGCAGCTGCTGGCACCCCTGCCCCTGGGATCCCCACTGCTGAACCAGCTCCCACCCCCGGCGTCGCCAGCCCACCCCTTGCCATTCTGCCATCACCTCCTCCCAAAGCCCAGGCCTCAGGCTCAGAACACCCTGGCTTGGAGTCTTACCTGCCCTCTGGTGCTCTCAGCAAGTCAGCTCCTGGTTCCTTCTGGCACATCCAGGCTGACCATGCATACCAG GCTCTGCCGTCCTTTCAGATCCCCGTCTCTCCGCACATCTACACCAGTATTAGCTGGGCTGCCACCTCCTCCACGGCATCCTCCCTCTCTCCG GTGCGGAGCCGGTCGCTAAGCTTCAGTGAGCCCCAGCAGCCGCCACCTGCAATGAAATCTCACCTGATTGTCACGTCTCCACCCCGGGCCCAGAGCAGTGCCAG